DNA sequence from the Gordonia polyisoprenivorans genome:
GTCATCGATTCCCGGGTACCACGCGTGATCACCGGAGCGGTGGTGGGTGCCGGGTTGTCGGTCGTCGGAGTGGTCGTGCAGGCGATGGTGCGCAACCCGCTCGCCGACCCCTACGTCCTCGGTATCTCGTCCGGCGCATCGGTGGGGGCCACGAGCGTGGTGCTCTTCGGCGTCCTGTCGGGCATCGGGCTCTACGCCATGCCGGTCGCCGCCTTCGCCGGAGCTCTGCTCGCCACCCTCATCGTGTTCGGGATGGCCTCCGGCGCAGGCGGATTGACACCGTTACGCCTCGTGTTGACCGGCACCGCGGTGGGCTACGGCTTCTCGGCGCTGACCACCGTGCTGGTGTTTCTCGCACCCACCGGCGACGCCGCGCGCAGCGTGATGTTCTGGCTCCTGGGCAGTCTGGCCGCGGCCAGCTGGTATTCGGCGGTCCTCGTGGGCGTCGTGACCGTCGGCGGGGTGATCGCGGTGGCGAGCCTGGCGCGCTCGCTCAATGCGCTCGCCATGGGTGACGAGGTCGCCGCATCCCTCGGATTGTCGGCGTCGCGGTTCCGCGTCATGGCATTCGCGTTGTCGGCGTTGATGACCGGCGTGATGGTGTCGGTGTGCGGGGCGATCGGCTTCGTCGGGCTCGTCGTTCCCCACGTCGCGCGGTTACTCGTCGGCGCCGACCATCGCCGACTCGTGGTGATCGCTCCGCTGATCGGCGCGGTGTTCCTCGTCGCGGCAGATCTCGTCGCCCGAACCGCCGTGCCGCCGCAGGAACTGCCGCTGGGCGCGATCACCGCCGCCGTCGGGGTGCCGATGTTCCTGATCCTCATGCACCGCCGGCGCAGCGTGGTCGATCGATGAAACGGGTTGACGGCCACCGGAGGTCGGGAACATGACCACAGCGGGGTATCACGGGGTCGGCGTCGACATCGGTTCGGTGACGCTGCTGCGTGAGGTGACCTTCACCGCCGCGCCGGGGAGTTTTCTCGGCGTGATCGGACCCAACGGCAGCGGGAAATCGACACTGCTGCGTTGTCTGTATCGCGCCCAGCGCCCCACCGTCGGCCACGTCGAGGTCGACGGCGTCGACGTCACCGCGATCTCGATGCGCGACAACGCCCGTCAGGTCGCCGCGCTCACCCAGAGTTCCACGCTGGACTTCGATTTCACCGCAGCCGAGGTGATCGCCAGCGGTCGGTTCCCGCATCGGTCGATCGCGCGGACATCCCGGGCGAGGGACGCCGCGGCGGTCGAGGAGGCCATGGGTGTCGCCGGAGTCGGCCATCTCGCCGACCGCGTCTTCACCTCGCTGTCCGGGGGTGAGGCGCAACGGGTGCTGATCGCGCGGGTACTCGCCCAGCAGCCGCGGGTGATGGTGCTCGACGAGCCGACCAACCATCTCGATGTGCGACACCAGTTCTCGGTGCTGGCCGCAGCCCGGGACTCCGGCGTCACC
Encoded proteins:
- a CDS encoding ABC transporter ATP-binding protein, whose product is MTTAGYHGVGVDIGSVTLLREVTFTAAPGSFLGVIGPNGSGKSTLLRCLYRAQRPTVGHVEVDGVDVTAISMRDNARQVAALTQSSTLDFDFTAAEVIASGRFPHRSIARTSRARDAAAVEEAMGVAGVGHLADRVFTSLSGGEAQRVLIARVLAQQPRVMVLDEPTNHLDVRHQFSVLAAARDSGVTVVAALHDLNIAAQFCDTLLALVDGRVVGTGTPEQVLVPANLRAWFDIDAHIVRHPRLDVPQILFDERQP
- a CDS encoding FecCD family ABC transporter permease, translated to MDDHTSPQATPAAPTWTRVGVFAALGVLALFVVAWAGVAFGTADVGGTDVPRFVWAALTGGPISADDAAAYWIVIDSRVPRVITGAVVGAGLSVVGVVVQAMVRNPLADPYVLGISSGASVGATSVVLFGVLSGIGLYAMPVAAFAGALLATLIVFGMASGAGGLTPLRLVLTGTAVGYGFSALTTVLVFLAPTGDAARSVMFWLLGSLAAASWYSAVLVGVVTVGGVIAVASLARSLNALAMGDEVAASLGLSASRFRVMAFALSALMTGVMVSVCGAIGFVGLVVPHVARLLVGADHRRLVVIAPLIGAVFLVAADLVARTAVPPQELPLGAITAAVGVPMFLILMHRRRSVVDR